The Castor canadensis chromosome 12, mCasCan1.hap1v2, whole genome shotgun sequence genome contains the following window.
TAACGGCACCTGGAGTCCAGGGTCTGGGCATCAGGAGACTGGATTTTAGCTCTGATTCTGCCGTTAATTCACTTGTGACACCTTAGGCAAGTGACATCCTCTCGACTCAGTTTCCTTTCTGGTGCCACAGGGTATTGATCTCTGAGCTTCCCTCTAGCTCCAATATTCCAAAGTTTCCAACGTGGAACCTTCTAaaggcaattaaaaaaacaactcaGTGTCTCCTAAGATCACATTTAGTGTTCTGCTTAATAGGCACTTAAGGTGACTTCCCAAGTGACATTCATTCACCAGGAACTCAGTTCCTATTAGCACTCAACGCTGAGCTGGACAGTGAGGTGAGAAAAACGATTTGGCTAATCCGCGATTCCTGTCCTGGAGGATCCCTCGGTGTGATAGGTGATTCTGACACAAAAGTGTCGTTTTAATGGAGCCTTGAGTCCTTGGGGCTCCTAGAGGAATCTGGGCAGGAGAACATATAAGACAGGCCATGCCTGAGCTGGGGCTACAAGATAACAGTAGCCAATATCTAGAGAGTTAACATTAGTCTAAGTGCTTTACACTTATTAGCTCGTTTATTTAATCTAAGGATGAGGAAATTAGGGCATACATAAATactttgcctgtaatcctagctacttgggagactgagttgGGGAGGATCACGAtgtgaggtcagccctggcaaatagttcgtgagatcctatcatctccaaaataaccagagcaaaacttactggaagtgtgacttaagtgatagagcccctgctttgcatgttggaagctctgagttcaaaccccaattccactaaaaaatattttgtccatggccaaaaaaaaaaaaaaaaaaaaaagacaaagcccTAATTTAAACCAAGGTAGCCGAATGCCAGAGCTTGAACTCCTAATGACTACACTATACTTTCCAACTCCTCCAAGATGAGAATATGTGTTCCAGGGAGAGCATACAGCATGGCTCCCGTGTTGCTACAGGCAGATTTGTTCACCTAGTTAGTATCATTAAACACTTATGAAAGCACTTCTGGGTCCCTGTCTCCTTAGAACTTCAATTTTGTGACATGTCTCTGTACATATCCATTCTTATCCTTTATAGACATCCAAATCTTAGATATTGTAGGGAATTTCTATCAACCCAAATTTACACTTTTCTAAGATTTAGTGTAATTGATGTCTATATTAACCCCTAAACAATATCCAAATTCTAGCAAAATTGCTCTCTATCCTCACAATACTTCCATATTGATATTATCACAACTTTAGGTACAGATTCTATTTTAAAGGTTGTTCTTAATAATAAATCCCTAACAATATAAAAATAGCAGTACTTAACATTAAATACATtcttaacaataaataaaatgcatttttactAATTACCTTGTTCCTTGTTTCACTTTTGCCTTCCTACTTTCTTCTGAACTCATTTTTCTCCCTGTTGAAGTacgttttcttttatttttttcagaaacaaaatgtGGGTAAGCTAAATTCTGCCATCTCcaaaattcctttagttttgatCATTTTAGACTGATAGTTTGACTAGAAATAGAATAGTAGGTTCAAAATAATTTTCcctcaaaaatttaaagacatcatgtttttgtctgttttttttgttttgttttgttttttgcttttttagtatcTGTTGTTGCTGACGTCAGTCTGATTcttattctttttagtttttgtagGTAATCTGGTTTCATTTACATGATTTTAACAAGCCTAACTGCCCTTTGCCTCTATGTTGACAAATTTTATCACAACTGTCTAAGTGTGGGGTTCTGCTTGGTACTCATTTGCAGTTTAAGCACACATTTTCTTCGATTTTGAGACATTTTTGgatgtttattaaaatattatgttctccctttattctttccctctggatttatttatatatatttacttttttatttatagacagggtcttgctatgtagcacaggctggcctctcactcacaatcctcctgcctcagtcccccgCCCCCCACAtcgagtgttgggattacaatcACGTCGTACCACCATACCAAGCTGTAATTCTTATTAAACTGATATTAGCATTGTGTATCTATTCTccattatcttaaaatatttccttgtgctactttctgaaaaaattttcaacttttccttccatttcacTAATCTACTTCTCACATCCATTCTGCTATCCAATCCTtctaagacattttattttaccaATTACATTATTAGCATCCTGGATTGTTagagttggtggtggtggtggtgggttttttgtgctactggtgattgaatttagggccttgcacttggacCCAGGCACTGTAACACACGAGCCACACCCCCGTTCCTTTGAATTTGTTATTAACTGTCTATTCCTGTTTCAAGGATACCATACCTTCCCTTTTTGAGTCTAATACAAGACAGTATTTCAAATCTTAAGCCTGTTGTATTACTGTTTCTTCAAAGATGAGCCTCCAGCCTTTCTCAGCTTGcacttgagttaattttttcattttattacataCATTCATGTACAAAGAAGTTTcatttccatagatgtgtacaatgtactttaAGTTCACCCCCTGTTATACTCTCTTaatccctctccctcctacccaccTTTTacaaacagtatttagtgggttttattatgctaacttatatagatataatatactttgatcatgttcacctcCCAGcaccttctccttttctcctcaaCTATCCCATTGGTTCCTTCCTCCAGACTTTCCCCCTTTTGCACCCATGtgccattattttttaaacatgttattagcatatattactgtacagggggtttcattgtgacatttccatatatgcttacaatataccttggttatagtttcatctccaccatcattctccctcatccccctgcccgctacttaaaatgatttcaacaggtttcattattctatatataaaatacatgtacCATATTCGCTCTCCTTTAGCCTCTCCATTCAtcctttccctcccactggtacctacttcccattcctgtccttcatttttaaagtgtatattcattgttcaaaggactTTCCCCAtggtattttacctgtgaatacattgtactttaatcatattaaccccctttattattctcccttccctttcctccctactCCCTATTActcaatagttttcagtgtgttttgtcatATCTTCTTCCTATACAGATGAAAAGTATTTCTATATCATTCactctcattctcttttactctccctcctcttcctagtcccctcaaacagtcccactattacaaACGTGTTGCTACATATaatgatatatgtatgtatgtatgtgtacatatatatgtgtatatataatcgtgtgtttatatgtttatcttttggatctaccacatatgaaaaaacatgtgacctttatctttctgaatctggtttgcttcacttaacatgatgtcctctaattccatccatttacctataaatggcataattccattcttctttatgggtgaataatattcctttgtgtgcatgcatgtatatgtgtgtgtgtatatatacacatacgtatccatatatatcacatttcttaatccattcatcagttatagggcatctgggctgttttcatagcttggctcttgtgaatagtcctgcaataaatatgggtgttcaagtgtctctattgtatccaaCTTGCATTCCTTCCGTTATAtggccaggagtggtattgctatcTTATGGTAGTGCGGTGAAATCTTAAAATGTAGTTTTGGTTTGTACTTCTttttggccagggatgttgaacatttcttcatgcacttattggccatttgtacttttttctttgaaaaatgtctcttcagttcatttgcccatttttaaattaggtAATTGATTCTttaggagtttagatttttgtgctccctgtaaattctggttattaatcccttgtcagatgtataactgccaaagattttctcccattctgggggCTGGCTCTTCAGTCTactgactgtttcctttgttgtgcagaagctttttagtttcatgtagtcccatttgtcagtcctttcttgCAGagttattggagttctattcaggaagttattgcctatgtctatatgttccagtgttttccctgttctttcttgcaccagcttcaaagttttaggttttacattaggatctttgatccactttgaattgatgttAGTACGGGGTGAAGGCAGGgagatagtttcagttttctacatgcagatattcagttttcccagcatatgtcccattattattattttaggtctaaattctgcataggagggaaaacatgtgatacttggtTTTTTGAACTTGTGTTATCTCATTCaatattatgatctccagttccatccattttctggcaaatgacatgattttattctttatgactgattAATACAGCATTaatcatatatatctatatctcacATTCTCTTCATCCATTTGTTGGTCAATAGgtacctaagctgattccatagcttggctgtttgTGAACACTGGTGTCATAAACATGAGCGTGCAGGTATCTCAGTTGTCTGTTGACTTACACTCTCTcagatatatgtccaagagtggcCTAGCAGGCTtataaggtagttctatttttaggtttttgaggaacctcacattgattttcatagtggttgcattagtttacattcccaccaacagtatataaaggttccttttcccctgcatccttgctagcatttattgtttgttttcttgatgattgccattctgacttcAGTGAGATtaaatctcattgtagttttgatttacatttcctttatgactaaggatgttgaacatttcttcatgtatttttgttcatttttacttcttttcttgagAACTGTAAttgatttatccatttattaatggaattgttcttttggtgtttaattttgggggattctttatatatcctaatttttaatcCTTTATCCAGTGAATAATTtgccaagattttctcccattatatgtattgtctcttcattctgctaattgtttcctttgatgtacagaaactttttaatttgatgcaatcccatttatcaattcttgctcttatttcctgggcagtCATCATTCTAGTCAACAATGTAATTGTCCATGTCTGTATCTTCAAGGATTTTCCTATGTTTCCTGTGGGGGGAATATCTCTGATTTTTAATATAGTttctcattgctataaactttgctcttaacactacctttgctgtgtcacaaAGGTTCTGGTagactgtattttcattttcatttgattctagaaaattttttattcctcttcccttatttcttcaatgagccACTGTTGTTAAACATTGCATTGTTCAGTATTCATGTGTTTGAATacattctgtagtttcttttgatgttgatttctagttttattccattgtagtcTGACAGAATATAGGAgtgtatttcagttttcttatgtttgttaaggcttgctttatatcctaaaatattGTACATTAATGTTTGtaacagtattatttttaatggccttaaactgcaaacaatctaaatgtccatgaattaataaaaagagaaaatgtgctatttgatAATAAAAGGACACATGATTCAACACTTATAAACCTCAAAAATGTTAAGTGAAGGAGGCTAATCACAAAAGATCACATATTGTAGACcaaatttccatttatataaatgtccagaataggtaaCTCAATTGAAACAGAAAGTAGAGTGACTAGTAATAAACAGGTGCACAGAGAGGTGGAGTTTTGAGGAGAATGGTAAGTAATTGCTGATGGGACAGGTTTCTTTTTGCAGTGattaaaatatcctaaaattaGGTTGTGGTGGTAGTTGTACAACTCTGTGAATGTACTAAAAAAATTTTGTGGTATctatattatatgttaataaaactgttataataaataagtaagtaaaaatatATCATCTAAGCAAAAGTATCTATTTCCCCAGGACCCTATAGTTGACAATGGAAATGCCAAGAAATCATAACATGCCTGTGATCATGTGAAGGGAGTTTGTTTAAATCGGCCATAAAGCATATTTTTTATACAGCATATGtcactaaaatatttaaacatattatttttcttaaatcttttaaaGCACCCTCAGAAGTGTATAAGATAagctttatttttccaaatggAGACAAGTATGGTAAGCATATATTTCAATTACCTTTTCTATATAGAAAATTAAATAGCTTAAGAACAAAAAAATGGGACTGACATTTTGTAAAACTGCTATTGGGGTATTAACTCAAATAAGATAACATATAAAACTAGATAGATGAACAGATTTTTACATCACACTCCAATGTTACATCTAAACAGTATGCCTTAGAAACCTGTGGGATTTGTTTGTCTTTCTGGCTCCTGTGTCTTAGTGGTTACAAGGTGCTCTGAGTCCATAGGTCTCCCCATCTTTGGCCTCATTGGTTTCAGTagggcagcaaaaaaaaaataaaaataaaacaaaaaatccacaTATGGGGGTGCAATtgtaaaaaaaaagcagacatgaaTACTGTATTACTCAGTTAAAGACAGTTCCCATTTAAAATCTTTAGTATTGCTCCCTTGTTTAGATGGTGACTGTACAAGAACATCTTCTGGAATTTATGAAAGAAATGGTGTAGGTATTCATACCACTGCCAGTGGGATTGTCTACACAGGAAGCTGGAAGAATGACAAGGtattattaccatttttaatACTGAGAATGCATAAATAACTCTATGTTTTAAATGATTCTAagcatttcattaaaaatacatataacaaggccaggcatagtggctcacatatgtaatcccagcactgggtggctgaggcaggattgaaagttccaggccaacctgggctacacagtgagaacctgtctctagaaaacaaaaacaacacgtacacgtgtgtgtgtgtacacataatgTGTAGACTATACAATAGAAATAGCAAATGATTATATTTACCACATGTTGACATAGGTATAATATTAAACTAATGCAGAGAGCTAATCATTATTATCATTCTCATCTTCCATTCATTGAGTAAAGCTAAATCTATTAATAATTTTTTCACTTAATCCTCCTAACAACTTCATGAGATAGGTACCATTAATActcctattttacaaatgagggaaATCAGGCTCAGATTTCTTGTCCAAATAGTAAGTgataaaacaagaataagccatGGTTACTTCAAtccaaattcatatttttttcagtactggagtttgaacacagggcgcTGAACTTGttggcatgtgctctaccatgtgagccatgccagccctttttgctttgattattttttacataggatctcactttatgttcaggctggcctgggcctcaAGCCTATTTATCCTTCCCCACATAGTtggagatgacaggcacataccaccatgcccagccatttgttgaaatgggagcttgtgaactttttgcacaggctggcctcgaactgagatcctcctgatctcagtttcccaagcagttaggattacaggcgtgaggtaTGACACCCAACTCCAAATTCACATTCTTAACAAGTACTCTGTACTATTTCCTGAGTAACTACACTGATTGTTCTTAAGATTCCTGATGTATTCGAGGTCTCTTGAGAACCCCTATTACCATCATCATAAACACCCAGTAAGTTCAAATGCCCAAGATTTAGAATGTTTGATTTAGTGGGTACAGATAGATACAAAGGAAGGACAATGATAAAAATGTTGTGCATGATACAAAATTGACCAAGTGTTGTGCATGATCAAACAATGATACAAAGTTGACTAAATAAATCTAAGTTATGATAGacttatgtgtatattttttaaaggttcTGGGGAAACTGTGAAGTTCAATTTCTGAGGTCATTCCCTTTGTTACAAACAGATGAATGGTTTTGGAAAACTTGAACATTTTTCAGGAGCAGTATATGAAGGACAATTTAAGGACAATATGTTTCATGGATTGGGAACTTACACATTTCCAACTGGGGCAAAGTACATTGGAAATTTCAATGAAAACAGgtaagtttaaattttaaaaattcttatggtTCTAAAGAATTTTTTCAGTCATGCAtgcttaaatattatatttagttAATGCTAAATGTTCTTCAGTAATATATTTAGTCTCTGAGAATTGTTGAGTTATTTTAGCAGATAGGGAATGTTATAAGAGAGGCTAGGACCATCATAAGCCTCCAAAAGAGAATAACATTCTTTGTGGTAAATTAGGAGACTTTTCATTTAGCCTTTTTACCTATTACTATGGAACTTTTCTCAGTCAGCTTAGAAGTGGAAAACTCATTGCAATTATTGAGAAAATTTAGTCCCAAACtaatttttacatgaaaaatcttgatagactttttaaaaagcagcctTGGGAGTAATTtcataatgttttatttcattttcatattcactgatgtatatataaaaatgtatattcatttttcttaggataattttttttcttttttttttcctttttcttttattattcatatgtgcatacaaggcttggttcatttctcccccctgcccccaccccctcccttaccacccactccgccccctccctctccctccccctcaatacccagcagaaactattttgcccttatttctaattttgttgtagagagagtataagcaacaataggaaggaacaagggtttttgctggttgagataaggatagctatacagggagttgactcacattgatttcct
Protein-coding sequences here:
- the Morn2 gene encoding MORN repeat-containing protein 2, which codes for MNGFGKLEHFSGAVYEGQFKDNMFHGLGTYTFPTGAKYIGNFNENRVEGEGEYTDIQGLQWSGSFHFTAAPGLRLKLYM